The following coding sequences are from one Streptomyces sp. NBC_01232 window:
- the alaS gene encoding alanine--tRNA ligase, which produces MESAEIRRRWLSFFEERGHAVVPSASLIADDPTLLLVNAGMVPFKPYFLGETKPPAPRATSVQKCVRTPDIEEVGKTTRHGTFFQMCGNFSFGDYFKEGAIKYAWELLTSSVADGGYGLEPEKLWITVYLDDDEAEQIWREKIGVPAERIQRLGKKDNFWSMGVPGPCGPCSEINYDRGPEFGVEGGPAVNDERYVEIWNLVFMQYERGAGDGKEDFPILGDLPSKNIDTGLGLERLAMILQGVQNMYETDTLRVVMDKATELTGVQYGAAQGTDVSMRVVADHIRTSVMLIGDGVTPGNEGRGYVLRRIMRRAIRNMRLMGATGPVVQDLVDVVIDTMGQQYPELVTDRKRIETVALAEEAAFLKAVKGGTNILDTAVTETKAAGGTVLSGDKAFLLHDTWGFPIDLTLEMAAEQGLSVDEPGFRRLMQEQRDRAKADAKAKKTGHADMSAYREIADGSGATEFTGYATTQGESTIVGLLVNGVSAPAASEGDEVEVVLDRTPFYAEGGGQLADQGRIKLDSGAVIVVRDVQQPVPGVSVHKGSVQVGEVTVGASAYAAIDIHRRRAIARAHSATHLTHQALRDALGPTAAQAGSENSPGRFRFDFGSPNAVPGSVLTDVEQKINDVLSRELDVTAEIMSIDEAKKQGAIAEFGEKYGERVRVVTIGDFSKELCGGTHVGNTSQLGLVKLLGESSIGSGVRRVEALVGVDAYNFLAKEHTVVAQLQELVKGRPEELPEKIASMLGKLKDAEKEIEKFRAEKVLQAAAGLAQNAQDIKGVALVVGQVADGIGADDLRKLVLDVRGRLQQLSGAGDRPAVVALFTVANARPLTVIATNEAARERGLKAGDLVRTAAKTLGGGGGGKPDVAQGGGQNPAAVPEAIAAVERLVVETA; this is translated from the coding sequence ATGGAGTCGGCTGAAATTCGCCGCCGCTGGCTGAGCTTCTTCGAGGAGCGCGGTCACGCCGTTGTCCCTTCGGCGTCGCTCATCGCGGACGACCCGACTCTGCTGCTGGTCAACGCGGGCATGGTCCCGTTCAAGCCGTACTTCCTCGGCGAGACCAAGCCCCCGGCCCCGCGGGCCACCAGCGTGCAGAAGTGCGTCCGCACGCCGGACATCGAAGAGGTCGGCAAGACCACCCGGCACGGCACGTTCTTCCAGATGTGCGGCAACTTCTCCTTCGGGGACTACTTCAAGGAAGGCGCCATCAAGTACGCCTGGGAGCTGCTCACCAGCTCCGTGGCGGACGGCGGCTACGGCCTCGAGCCCGAGAAGCTCTGGATCACCGTCTACCTCGACGACGACGAGGCCGAGCAGATCTGGCGCGAGAAGATCGGCGTGCCCGCCGAACGCATCCAGCGCCTGGGCAAGAAGGACAACTTCTGGTCCATGGGCGTCCCAGGCCCCTGCGGCCCGTGCTCCGAGATCAACTACGACCGCGGCCCCGAGTTCGGCGTCGAGGGCGGCCCGGCCGTCAACGACGAGCGCTACGTGGAGATCTGGAACCTGGTCTTCATGCAGTACGAGCGCGGAGCCGGCGACGGGAAGGAAGACTTCCCGATCCTCGGCGACCTCCCGTCGAAGAACATCGACACGGGTCTGGGTCTCGAGCGCCTCGCGATGATCCTGCAGGGCGTGCAGAACATGTACGAGACCGACACCCTGCGCGTGGTCATGGACAAGGCCACCGAGCTCACCGGCGTGCAGTACGGGGCCGCCCAGGGCACCGACGTGTCGATGCGCGTGGTCGCCGACCACATCCGTACCTCCGTCATGCTCATCGGCGACGGCGTCACCCCCGGCAACGAGGGCCGCGGCTACGTGCTGCGCCGCATCATGCGCCGCGCCATCCGCAACATGCGTCTCATGGGCGCCACCGGTCCCGTCGTCCAGGACCTGGTCGACGTCGTGATCGACACGATGGGCCAGCAGTACCCGGAGCTCGTCACCGACCGCAAGCGCATCGAGACCGTCGCGCTCGCCGAAGAGGCCGCCTTCCTGAAGGCCGTCAAGGGTGGCACCAACATCCTCGACACCGCCGTGACCGAGACCAAGGCCGCCGGCGGCACGGTCCTCTCCGGCGACAAGGCGTTCCTGCTCCACGACACCTGGGGCTTCCCGATCGACCTCACCCTGGAAATGGCTGCCGAGCAGGGTCTCTCCGTGGACGAGCCCGGCTTCCGCCGCCTGATGCAGGAGCAGCGCGACCGGGCCAAGGCCGACGCCAAGGCCAAGAAGACCGGCCACGCGGACATGTCCGCCTACCGTGAGATCGCCGACGGCTCCGGCGCCACCGAGTTCACCGGCTACGCCACCACCCAGGGCGAGTCCACCATCGTCGGACTGCTGGTCAACGGCGTCTCCGCGCCCGCCGCCTCCGAGGGCGACGAGGTCGAGGTCGTCCTCGACCGCACCCCGTTCTACGCCGAGGGCGGCGGCCAGCTCGCCGACCAGGGCCGCATCAAGCTCGACTCGGGCGCCGTCATCGTCGTTCGCGACGTGCAGCAGCCGGTCCCGGGCGTCTCCGTGCACAAGGGCTCCGTCCAGGTCGGCGAGGTGACGGTGGGCGCCTCCGCGTACGCCGCCATCGACATCCACCGCCGCCGGGCCATCGCCCGCGCCCACTCGGCCACGCACCTGACCCACCAGGCGCTGCGCGACGCCCTCGGCCCGACGGCCGCCCAGGCCGGCTCCGAGAACAGCCCCGGCCGTTTCCGCTTCGACTTCGGTTCCCCGAACGCCGTCCCCGGCTCGGTCCTCACCGACGTCGAGCAGAAGATCAACGACGTGCTGTCGCGCGAGCTCGACGTCACCGCCGAGATCATGAGCATCGACGAGGCGAAGAAGCAGGGCGCCATCGCCGAGTTCGGCGAGAAGTACGGCGAGCGGGTGCGCGTCGTCACCATCGGCGACTTCTCCAAGGAGCTCTGCGGCGGCACGCACGTCGGCAACACCTCCCAGCTCGGTCTGGTGAAGCTGCTCGGCGAGTCCTCCATCGGCTCCGGCGTGCGCCGTGTCGAGGCCCTGGTGGGCGTGGACGCGTACAACTTCCTCGCCAAGGAGCACACGGTCGTCGCCCAGCTCCAGGAGCTGGTCAAGGGCCGTCCGGAGGAGCTGCCGGAGAAGATCGCCTCCATGCTCGGCAAGCTGAAGGACGCCGAGAAGGAGATCGAGAAGTTCCGCGCGGAGAAGGTCCTCCAGGCCGCCGCCGGGCTCGCCCAGAACGCCCAGGACATCAAGGGCGTCGCCCTGGTCGTCGGCCAGGTGGCGGACGGCATCGGCGCCGACGACCTGCGCAAGCTGGTCCTCGACGTCCGCGGCCGGCTGCAGCAACTGTCAGGGGCCGGCGACCGCCCGGCCGTCGTGGCCCTGTTCACCGTGGCGAACGCCCGCCCGCTGACCGTCATCGCCACCAACGAGGCCGCCCGCGAGCGCGGTCTCAAGGCCGGCGACCTGGTCCGTACGGCTGCCAAGACCCTCGGTGGTGGCGGCGGCGGCAAGCCGGACGTCGCCCAGGGCGGCGGCCAGAACCCGGCCGCCGTGCCGGAGGCCATCGCCGCGGTCGAACGCCTCGTCGTCGAGACGGCCTGA
- a CDS encoding ATP-binding protein produces MRQRPHPSAAGGNLPSELSRFVGRGGELAELGRLLDSSRLVTVTGVGGVGKSRFALAAARAAAEGMQERYCDGVWLAELAGVRDPALLELALAEALGLTDHTTRPPRAVLAGHLAERRLLLVLDGFEQLVDECADLVRELLRRCPGLHVLAAGRRPLALDGELAFPLAPPDPEEALALLAARAAAADPAFAVTEENRDALVELCARLDGIPLALELAAGRLRTLSPAQVLARLEDRFALLTGGARGGLARHRALRTAIGWSHELCTPAERLLWARLSVFAGQFDLDAVEYVCAGPDLPVEDVLDLVGELQAQSLLIREETPAGVRFRMLETVRAYGAGWLESLGDAGRLRRRHRDWYVGLATWCELDWFSPRQEEVAALVEVELPNVRLALECCLDEPDEAHLGQYLAGTLWFYWAGCGRLTEGRHWLDRTLEPVDRATSDYESSRLKALWVLGYVAALQGDAAASMSALYECRDGAAQSGNPVASAYAVHRMGCLALVSDDMTRARELLGTALEQYRAAGELNSNVLMCQVELGMALAFLGDLPGALALCGEVREICEERGERWTKAYALYVLAYAALDRGRTQEARRLLTECVAINHVFHDLVGLVLALELLALVTVAEGDAAEAAVLQGAAEPMWGGVGLQLFGSGYFNAPRLTCREQAGELLGAERYAAYEAEGRELSREALVGRALSSPEERGGGAGGLPRPTGRGGGGPRGSRVSTRAAADQP; encoded by the coding sequence ATGCGACAGAGACCCCATCCAAGTGCCGCCGGGGGCAATCTTCCCTCGGAGCTCAGCCGGTTCGTCGGGCGGGGTGGCGAACTCGCCGAGCTGGGGCGGCTCCTGGATTCCTCGCGGCTCGTGACGGTGACCGGCGTGGGCGGGGTGGGCAAGTCCCGGTTCGCGCTCGCGGCCGCCCGGGCCGCCGCCGAGGGAATGCAGGAACGCTACTGCGACGGGGTCTGGCTGGCCGAGCTGGCGGGCGTACGGGACCCCGCGCTGCTGGAGCTGGCCCTCGCCGAGGCGCTGGGGCTGACCGACCACACCACCCGGCCGCCCCGCGCCGTCCTGGCCGGACACCTGGCGGAGCGGCGCCTGCTGCTGGTCCTGGACGGCTTCGAGCAGCTGGTCGACGAGTGCGCCGATCTCGTGCGGGAGCTGCTGCGGCGCTGCCCCGGCCTGCACGTCCTCGCGGCGGGGCGGCGCCCGCTGGCCCTGGACGGGGAGCTGGCCTTCCCGCTGGCCCCGCCGGACCCGGAGGAGGCGCTGGCCCTGCTGGCGGCGCGGGCCGCCGCGGCCGACCCGGCCTTCGCCGTGACCGAGGAGAACCGGGACGCGCTGGTCGAGCTGTGCGCCCGCCTCGACGGGATCCCGCTCGCACTGGAGCTGGCGGCGGGCCGGCTGCGGACGCTCTCCCCGGCCCAGGTGCTGGCCCGGCTGGAGGACCGCTTCGCGCTGCTGACGGGCGGTGCGCGCGGCGGGCTCGCCCGGCACCGGGCGCTGCGTACGGCCATCGGCTGGAGCCATGAGCTGTGCACGCCCGCGGAGCGGCTGCTGTGGGCGCGGCTGTCGGTGTTCGCGGGGCAGTTCGACCTCGACGCCGTCGAATACGTGTGCGCGGGTCCGGATCTGCCGGTGGAGGACGTACTGGACCTGGTCGGCGAGCTCCAGGCCCAGTCCCTGCTGATCCGCGAGGAGACGCCCGCCGGGGTGCGGTTCCGCATGCTGGAGACCGTACGGGCGTACGGGGCGGGCTGGCTGGAGTCGCTGGGTGACGCCGGGCGCCTGCGGCGGCGTCACCGGGACTGGTACGTGGGGCTGGCGACGTGGTGCGAGCTGGACTGGTTCAGCCCGCGCCAGGAGGAGGTGGCCGCTCTGGTCGAGGTGGAGCTGCCGAACGTGCGGCTCGCCCTGGAGTGCTGCCTGGACGAGCCGGACGAGGCGCACCTGGGCCAGTACCTCGCGGGGACGCTGTGGTTCTACTGGGCGGGCTGCGGGCGCCTGACCGAGGGGCGGCACTGGCTGGACCGGACCCTGGAGCCGGTGGACCGGGCGACGTCGGACTACGAGAGCTCGCGGCTGAAGGCCCTGTGGGTACTGGGCTACGTCGCGGCCCTGCAGGGGGACGCGGCCGCCTCGATGAGCGCCCTGTACGAGTGCCGGGACGGGGCGGCGCAGAGCGGGAACCCGGTGGCGTCGGCCTATGCGGTGCACCGGATGGGCTGTCTGGCTCTGGTCTCGGACGACATGACGCGGGCCCGGGAGCTGCTGGGCACCGCGCTGGAGCAGTACCGGGCGGCCGGCGAGCTGAACAGCAACGTACTGATGTGCCAGGTGGAGCTGGGGATGGCGCTGGCCTTCCTCGGCGATCTGCCGGGCGCGCTCGCGCTGTGCGGGGAGGTCCGGGAGATCTGCGAGGAGCGCGGGGAGCGCTGGACGAAGGCGTACGCCCTGTACGTCCTGGCGTACGCGGCCCTGGACAGGGGCCGCACGCAGGAGGCGCGCCGGCTGCTGACCGAGTGCGTGGCGATCAACCACGTCTTCCACGACCTGGTCGGGCTGGTGCTCGCGCTGGAGCTGCTCGCGCTGGTCACGGTGGCGGAGGGGGACGCGGCCGAGGCCGCGGTGCTCCAGGGGGCGGCGGAGCCCATGTGGGGCGGGGTGGGGCTGCAGCTGTTCGGCTCGGGGTACTTCAACGCCCCGCGGCTGACGTGCCGGGAGCAGGCGGGCGAGCTGCTCGGCGCCGAGCGGTACGCGGCGTACGAGGCCGAGGGGCGGGAGCTGAGCCGGGAGGCGCTGGTGGGACGGGCCCTGAGCAGCCCCGAGGAGCGCGGTGGCGGC
- a CDS encoding DUF6167 family protein: MFRRAFWFTAGAAAGVWATTKVNRQLKKLTPESLAAQAADKAVEAGHRLKDFALDVKAGMTQREDELNDALGLHQDPDRPDNVTALPGPRRLRAIENTKTTYRPNQSAVTYDRNEDH, from the coding sequence ATGTTCCGCCGAGCCTTCTGGTTCACCGCAGGCGCAGCCGCCGGCGTGTGGGCCACCACCAAGGTCAACCGCCAGCTCAAGAAGCTGACACCGGAGAGCCTCGCAGCCCAGGCGGCCGACAAGGCCGTGGAGGCGGGTCACCGCCTCAAGGACTTCGCCCTCGACGTCAAGGCGGGAATGACGCAGCGCGAGGACGAGCTCAACGATGCGCTGGGGCTCCACCAGGACCCCGACCGGCCCGACAACGTCACTGCCCTTCCCGGGCCGCGGCGGCTGCGGGCCATTGAGAACACCAAGACCACTTACCGCCCGAACCAGTCGGCGGTTACGTACGACCGGAATGAGGACCACTGA
- a CDS encoding DUF948 domain-containing protein, with protein MSGVEVAGIIVAVFWAILISFLAVALVRLAQVLKATTKLVADVTDQAVPLLADASTTVRSARTQLDRVDAIASDVQEVTSNASALSSTVATAFGGPLVKVAAFGYGVRKALGKGDAATSGGMPPKASRRTVIVGRTVPAARRRKQKG; from the coding sequence GTGTCCGGTGTAGAGGTGGCCGGGATCATCGTGGCCGTCTTCTGGGCCATCCTGATCTCCTTCCTCGCGGTGGCCCTGGTGAGGCTGGCCCAGGTCCTCAAGGCGACCACCAAGCTGGTGGCCGACGTGACCGACCAGGCCGTCCCGCTGCTGGCCGACGCCTCCACGACCGTCCGCTCCGCGCGCACCCAGCTCGACCGGGTCGACGCCATCGCGAGCGACGTCCAGGAGGTCACCTCCAACGCCTCCGCGCTGTCCTCCACCGTGGCCACCGCCTTCGGCGGGCCGCTGGTGAAGGTCGCGGCCTTCGGCTACGGCGTCCGCAAGGCGCTGGGCAAGGGGGATGCCGCGACGTCGGGCGGCATGCCGCCGAAGGCATCCCGACGAACCGTGATCGTTGGCCGTACGGTGCCGGCCGCCCGGCGCCGGAAGCAGAAGGGCTGA